ATTGTAACACCCCATTCATTGGCAACTTTGATCGGTTTATGATATCGTCTAGCCTAGAGAGTAGTATCATCCAGGGAAATGAGGAATTGTCTTGACCATTACAATCTTGTTATTTGCCGGACTCGCCGAACGTGCGAATGCCCGGGAAGTACAGTTGACCTTATCTGAAGGCGCGACCGTTAGCGACCTTCTGCAAGCAGTGGAAAAAGAATATCCTGCGCTCTCTGCGCTTTTGGGCAGTTGCTTTGTTTCTATCAACCACGAATATGCAACGAAAAATCAGATCATTTCAGCCGATGACGAGATTGCCCTCTTACCTCCAGTAAGCGGCGGAGAAGAAGACCCGCGCTTTGCCATTACCGAGGAGCCTATTTCTGCGGACAAGCTCGTTCGATTGGTGAGCAACCCGCATGCGGGCGCAATTCTTACTTTTGTCGGAACTGTTCGGGAATTTACCCATGGGCAGCGCACCGTGTATTTGTCCTATGAAGCGTATGCCCCTATGGCTGTTGAAAAAATGAAGCAGGTGGCAGCTGAGATCGAGGAACGCTGGCCGGGAGCCCAAGTCGCGATGCACCATCGTATCGGTCATTTGACTGTGGAAGAGATTGCGGTTGTTTGTGCCGTGGCAACAGCGCATCGTAATGAATCATTTGAAGCAGGCCGTTATGCCATCGAGCGACTCAAGCAGATCGTTCCTATTTGGAAAAAAGAAATGTGGGAAGATGGAAGCGAATGGAAGGGCCATCAGCAAGGACCATGGAATCCTCTTGCGATGCCAGAAGGAAAGGTGGAGTAACGCCTTGGATACTCGCTATTCCCGTCAAATATTGTTTCATCCAATCGGGCGCAGTGGACAGGAAAAGCTCGGGCAAAGCCGTGTTGCGATCGTCGGCATGGGAGCGCTCGGAACGGTTCTCTCCAATCATATGGTCCGTGCTGGGGTAGGTTTTGTCCGCATCATTGACCGCGACTTCGTCGAGCCGAGCAACCTACAGCGTCAAATGCTCTACGACGAATCCGATGCAGCCGAGCATTTGCCAAAAGCAATTGCAGCCCACGCCAAGCTGACAAAGATCAATGCAGCTGTTACGATCGAACCGATTGTCGCAGACCTCACCGCTTACAATGCGGAGGAATTGCTGGCAGACGTCGATCTTGTTCTGGATGCGACAGATAATTTTCAGGTGAGATACCTCGTAAACGATGTTTGCGTCAAACATGGCATTCCGTGGGTGTACGGTGGCGCTGTGAGTGCGACCGGAACCTTTACCGCGATTCGTCCGGGGGTCACGCCTTGCTTGCGCTGTCTTTTCCCTGAAGCGCCAAACCCGGGTGAGATGCCTACCTGTGACACGGCTGGCGTCATCGGACCTATCATTCACATCGTCGCCTCCTATCAGGCAACAGAAGCATTCAAGCTGTTAGTAGACGCAATCGATGAACTCAATCCGAATTTGGAGCACTTTGAGATTTGGCATAATCGCCATCAGCAAATCAAGGTGGTCAATGCCCGCCGAGACGATTGTCCGACATGCGGGCAGAAGCAATTTTCGTTTTTACAGCCGGATACCCAAGATGGACAAGCCGTTTCGCTTTGTGGTCGAGACACCGTACAAATCTCGCCCGCCGCTGCAATGACACTTGATCTGAACGCATTGGCAGCAAGACTTTCCCCTTTGGGACAAATTGAGCAGAACAAGTTTTTGCTGCGTTTCCGTGTCGATACGTACACGCTCGTCATTTTCCCAGATGGTCGCGTCCTCGTGCAAGGCACAGATGACGTCAGCCTGGCACGTTCGCTCCATGCCAAGTATATCGGCGCGTAACTGGTTTACCCGTAATGAAAATAAGCTGTCCCAGACCGTCACTCGGACGAAGGGGCAGCTTTTTTACGCCGTTTGAACAAATGTAATCGTAAACGTGGTACCTTTCCCTACTTCACTATCCACGACGATCGTCGCATGATGCAAATCCATTATTTTTTTCACAATCGCCAGCCCCAGACCACTGCCCGAATTGGCTCGATTCCGCGATGGGTCCGCCTTGAAAAATCTTTCGAAAATGCGCTCCTGATTTTCCTTGGAAATCCCGATTCCTGTGTCGGTTATTTTCACGAGTACTTCTCCGTTTACCTTCTCCAGCTTTACGCTGATTTTCCCGCCTGCCCCTGTGAATTTGATGCTGTTCCCAAGCAAGTTGGTCCAGACTTGACTCAGCATATCCTCGTCTGCCACGATTTCGACTTTTTCCAAGTCTATGTCCAGTTCAATCTCTTTCGCCACCCATTGGGGCTCGCATGCAAGGATAAGTGCGCGTAGTTGCGTGTCCAACCGATATCGCTTCCGCTCCAAATCATGCTGGATGCCCTCTAGTGCAGTGAGCTTAAGCAGGTTGTCGCTGATCTTGGACAGTCGCTTGCTTTCCGACTCGATAATCTCCAAGTAGCGTTTACGCTCTTCTTGGCTAAGTCTTTCATTATGCAGGGCGCGAGCAAACCCGCTGATGGACGTCAAAGGCGATTGGATTTCGTGGGAAACATTGGAGATGAACTCCTGCCGCAGCTTCTCCATTTCATTTAATTGTTCCGCCACATGGTTGATGCCGTCCACCAACTCCCCCCATTCATGGGCCAGCTTGATATCCAGATTGACCCGAAAATCCCCCATGGCAATCCGTCTAAGCGCATCAATCAATGGTTGAAACCTGCCCCGATGCCTTGACATGGTGAAGAAAGAAATAATTATTCCTACCCCAATAAACAGGATGCAGTTCAAAACGGATTGGACCAACGTTTTTACAAGATTATTGGGATGATAGCCCGTATAGCTATAAAAGAGAGTCGTAATCCCGTATGCACCTAGGCCGCACAAGGCAAAAACAACACATAAGCCCACCACACTGACGATTTTTTTCAGCAAAACATAGGAATGTTCTGGACTTCTCTTTTTCATACGACGATCTCCAAACGATAACCAAGTCCTCGGACCGTCCGGATCAAAAAGCCGTACATCGCTTCCGGAAAACGTTCCCGCAACCGGTTGATGTGCACGTCTACCGTACGCTCATTCCCCTCAAAATCATAGCCCCATATTTGTTCGATCAGCTGCTCGCGGGAAATGGTCTGCCCGGGATAGCTGGCCAGTTTGAACAACAGCTCGAACTCCTTTAGTGGGATCGTCC
This genomic stretch from Brevibacillus brevis harbors:
- the moaD gene encoding molybdopterin converting factor subunit 1: MTITILLFAGLAERANAREVQLTLSEGATVSDLLQAVEKEYPALSALLGSCFVSINHEYATKNQIISADDEIALLPPVSGGEEDPRFAITEEPISADKLVRLVSNPHAGAILTFVGTVREFTHGQRTVYLSYEAYAPMAVEKMKQVAAEIEERWPGAQVAMHHRIGHLTVEEIAVVCAVATAHRNESFEAGRYAIERLKQIVPIWKKEMWEDGSEWKGHQQGPWNPLAMPEGKVE
- a CDS encoding ThiF family adenylyltransferase, encoding MDTRYSRQILFHPIGRSGQEKLGQSRVAIVGMGALGTVLSNHMVRAGVGFVRIIDRDFVEPSNLQRQMLYDESDAAEHLPKAIAAHAKLTKINAAVTIEPIVADLTAYNAEELLADVDLVLDATDNFQVRYLVNDVCVKHGIPWVYGGAVSATGTFTAIRPGVTPCLRCLFPEAPNPGEMPTCDTAGVIGPIIHIVASYQATEAFKLLVDAIDELNPNLEHFEIWHNRHQQIKVVNARRDDCPTCGQKQFSFLQPDTQDGQAVSLCGRDTVQISPAAAMTLDLNALAARLSPLGQIEQNKFLLRFRVDTYTLVIFPDGRVLVQGTDDVSLARSLHAKYIGA
- a CDS encoding sensor histidine kinase; translation: MKKRSPEHSYVLLKKIVSVVGLCVVFALCGLGAYGITTLFYSYTGYHPNNLVKTLVQSVLNCILFIGVGIIISFFTMSRHRGRFQPLIDALRRIAMGDFRVNLDIKLAHEWGELVDGINHVAEQLNEMEKLRQEFISNVSHEIQSPLTSISGFARALHNERLSQEERKRYLEIIESESKRLSKISDNLLKLTALEGIQHDLERKRYRLDTQLRALILACEPQWVAKEIELDIDLEKVEIVADEDMLSQVWTNLLGNSIKFTGAGGKISVKLEKVNGEVLVKITDTGIGISKENQERIFERFFKADPSRNRANSGSGLGLAIVKKIMDLHHATIVVDSEVGKGTTFTITFVQTA